One window of the Eucalyptus grandis isolate ANBG69807.140 chromosome 8, ASM1654582v1, whole genome shotgun sequence genome contains the following:
- the LOC108953874 gene encoding disease resistance protein RPP2B-like, whose translation MHDLIKLMGQDIVKQEYPDEPGKRSRLWCYDDVFEVLSEDMGTNAVKGIVLQLPTQKELVISPNAFTHMRRLKMLIVRNAKISGGPVSLPNDLRWLEWPGCPLSTPVCVPKKLVCFEVPQSQIVGFGGNLKDFQNLKFINFRDCQSLVCMPNLECTPNLEELNLRGCMNLEHAHKSIGYHGKLQFLDLCGCSKLYELPGELRSTNLQHLNLNHCSKLQRFPDIPNKITGIETLNLESTSIEELPASIENLVSLERMDLMYCKKLAILPPSIYRLPNLQILNLRGCSKLVKFPKEEEDSSDAHMKTVFPKLDYLDLSGCNLSDIEFLENHSCFPLLRYLILRGNNLAKLPTCGHLYKLLCLDVSNCQQLQEILKIPRQLRELSAVGCQSLSKITSDICHVDDVDLSSCHELVRNGFMNDLFNLEHFPPTIGCRVLLPGGEMPKWLLPYGEGNISFMASKDLYENLLGLAFAVVFEVKEGKKDVEFQLLANVNGEKTREESKTFRSLDLDHMWLDCRKAKLLWGGDAVGPNDWSHFQFSIRVSREQFGDAIVKKFGFRLICKLLENDLEVLLQEDQSLDPALIYKVWHEDSQTSSEEESSSETED comes from the exons atgcatgacttgattaAGCTGATGGGTCAAGATATTGTTAAACAAGAGTATCCAGATGAACCTGGGAAACGAAGTAGATTATGGTGCTATGATGATGTTTTTGAAGTATTGTCAGAGGACATG GGAACCAATGCTGTTAAAGGCATAGTGCTGCAGTTGCCAACACAAAAAGAGCTAGTCATCAGTCCCAATGCTTTCACACACATGAGGAGACTGAAAATGCTTATAGTTCGGAATGCCAAAATCAGCGGAGGTCCCGTATCTCTTCCTAATGATTTAAGGTGGCTTGAATGGCCTGGATGTCCTTTATCCACTCCCGTATGTGTTCCAAAGAAACTTGTTTGCTTTGAAGTGCCCCAAAGCCAGATTGTGGGATTTGGAGGCAACTTAAAG GACtttcaaaatttgaagttcATTAACTTTAGAGATTGCCAGTCGTTGGTTTGTATGCCGAACCTCGAATGTACtccaaatcttgaagaattgaaTCTCCGTGGGTGCATGAACTTGGAGCATGCCCACAAATCAATTGGATATCATGGCAAGTTACAGTTCTTGGATTTATGTGGGTGCTCTAAGCTTTATGAACTCCCTGGTGAGCTCCGATCCACGAATCTTCAACATCTCAATCTTAATCATTGCTCAAAATTGCAAAGATTCCCCGACATTCCAAATAAAATCACAGGCATAGAAACACTTAATTTAGAAAGCACATCAATTGAGGAACTTCCAGCATCcatagaaaatcttgtctctttGGAGCGTATGGATTTAATGTATTGCAAGAAACTGGCAATCCTTCCACCTAGCATTTATAGGTTGCCAAATCTTCAAATTCTGAATCTTCGAGGCTGCTCAAAACTAGTCAAGTttccaaaggaggaggaggattcaAGTGATGCCCATATGAAGACAGTATTTCCTAAGTTAGATTATTTGGACCTTAGTGGATGCAATCTATCAGACATAGAGTTCCTGGAGAATCATTCCTGTTTTCCCTTGTTAAGATATTTGATTTTGCGTGGAAACAATCTTGCAAAACTTCCTACATGCGGGCATCTATATAAGTTGCTCTGTTTGGATGTTTCGAATTGCCAACAACTACAAGAGATCCTCAAGATTCCAAGGCAATTGCGTGAGCTATCAGCAGTTGGTTGCCAATCTTTAAGTAAAATTACCTCCGACATATGTCACGTTGATGATGTTGACTTATCTTCATGTCATGAACTGGTCCGTAATGGGTTCATGAATGATTTGTTCAATCTCGAg CATTTTCCCCCCACAATTGGTTGTCGAGTTCTTCTACCTGGAGGAGAGATGCCAAAGTGGTTGCTCCCATATGGAGAGGGTAATATATCATTCATGGCTTCAAAGGACTTATATGAGAATTTACTAGGATTAGCTTTTGCTGTTGTATTCGAagtaaaagaaggaaagaaggatGTTGAATTCCAGCTTCTGGCAAACGTCAACGGTGAAAAGACGAGGGAAGAATCAAAGACTTTCCGGTCATTGGATTTGGATCATATGTGGCTTGATTGTCGCAAAGCAAAGCTGCTATGGGGAGGAGACGCTGTTGGTCCAAATGATTGGAGTCATTTCCAGTTTAGCATTAGAGTATCTAGAGAACAATTTGGTGATGCCATTGTGAAAAAGTTTGGATTTCGACTAATATGCAAACTCCTAGAAAACGATTTGGAGGTTTTGCTTCAAGAAGATCAGTCATTGGATCCAGCTTTAATTTACAAGGTTTGGCATGAAGATAGTCAAACAAGCTCAGAGGAAGAAAGTTCAAGTGAAACAGAAGATTAA
- the LOC120287095 gene encoding disease resistance protein RUN1-like, which translates to MSSSSSSSSSSCSSSSEGKWRFDVFINFRGEDVRSGFVADLYRCLTHGLSHGKINVYIDSEDLRRGDEISPALMKAIEDSRIAVLVFSENYASSRWCLDELVKVMECKRLKEQRVLPVFYKVEPGVIRKQRNSYGEELASHEKNLGKDSKRVKKWRQALTEAGNLSGWHYKHGDDTKFIESIVKEISTIVAREPLNVAEYPVGVSRRVEKVMSLLSMGSDDVRMIGIWGTGGVGKTTISKGVYNSIARQFDGCSFLANVRETSSRPNGLVDLQNELLSQILWKRKLEVLSVHEGANLIPGILCSRKILLVLDDVDRGEQLNALARECGWFGKGSRIIITTRDKHVLTSCAKDQVYEVDLLDQGEAFELLSSHAFQGNQTNDISKDLIDNILDYAKSLPLAIVLLGALLRGRSKEEWESILDKLAKSPIRDINRVLKISFDALEDNERDIFLDIACFFKGRTRDYRDP; encoded by the exons AtgtcgtcgtcttcttcttcctcttcttcttcttgttcttcctcttcCGAAGGAAAATGGCGGTTCGACGTTTTCATTAACTTCAGAGGCGAGGACGTCCGCTCCGGCTTTGTCGCTGACCTCTACAGGTGTCTTACTCATGGCCTGTCTCATGGCAAAATCAACGTCTACATCGACAGCGAGGACTTGAGGCGCGGGGACGAGATCTCGCCCGCCCTCATGAAGGCCATCGAGGATTCGCGGATCGCCGTGCTTGTCTTCTCCGAGAACTACGCTTCGTCTAGGTGGTGCTTGGACGAGCTGGTGAAGGTAATGGAGTGTAAGAGGCTCAAGGAACAGCGGGTGCTGCCCGTGTTCTACAAAGTGGAGCCCGGGGTGATTCGAAAGCAGCGAAATAGTTATGGCGAGGAATTGGCTAGCCACGAGAAGAATTTGGGAAAGGATTCTAAGAGGGTGAAGAAATGGAGGCAAGCCCTAACTGAAGCCGGCAATTTGTCCGGTTGGCATTATAAGCATGG AGATGATACCAAGTTCATCGAGAGCATCGTCAAAGAGATCTCGACTATAGTAGCACGAGAACCCTTGAATGTTGCTGAGTATCCCGTTGGTGTAAGTCGCCGGGTAGAAAAAGTAATGTCGTTGTTGAGTATGGGCTCGGATGATGTTCGGATGATAGGAATATGGGGAACTGGAGGTGTAGGGAAGACCACTATTTCTAAAGGTGTCTATAACAGTATTGCTCGTCAGTTTGATGGGTGCAGCTTTCTTGCAAATGTTAGAGAAACTTCCAGTAGACCTAACGGCCTAGTTGATTTGCAGAATGAACTGTTATCCCAGAtattatggaaaagaaaattagaggtCTTAAGTGTGCATGAAGGCGCTAATCTAATACCAGGTATACTTTGCTCTAGGAAGATTCTACTTgtgcttgatgatgtggatCGTGGGGAACAATTAAATGCATTGGCTAGAGAATGTGGATGGTTTGGAAAAGGGAGCAGGATCATCATTACGACAAGAGATAAACATGTACTAACTTCTTGTGCGAAAGATCAAGTATATGAAGTTGATCTATTGGATCAAGGTGAAGCTTTTGAGCTTCTCAGTTCACACGCTTTTCAAGGAAACCAGACGAATGACATAAGCAAGGATCTGATAGATAATATTTTGGACTATGCTAAAAGTCTTCCCTTAGCCATTGTGCTATTGGGTGCCTTGTTACGGGGTAGAAGCAAAGAGGAATGGGAAAGCATATTGGATAAACTTGCTAAAAGTCCTATTAGAGATATAAACAGAGTTCTCAAGATAAGTTTTGATGCTCTGGAGGACAATGAGAGGGATATCTTTCTTGacattgcttgcttctttaaGGGGAGGACAAGGGATTAT AGAGATCCTTAG